From a region of the Georgenia yuyongxinii genome:
- the dapD gene encoding 2,3,4,5-tetrahydropyridine-2,6-dicarboxylate N-succinyltransferase — translation MTERTAWAFGLATITDTGDTLEAWYPAPTLGAPPQDAAAPAELSAATSVDASRLVRTEVVRTEIDLDAAPASVADAYLRLHLLSHTLVQPNSINLDGIFGVLPTVVWTSAGPCAVEGFEATRARLRARGVLTVYGVDKFPRMVDYVVPAGVRIADGDRVRLGAHLAPGTTVMHEGFVNFNAGTLGRSMVEGRISQGVVVADGADVGGGASIMGTLSGGGKRVISVGPRSLLGANAGLGISLGADCVVEAGLYLTAGTKVSVIIGGGARPRHGQLDEPAVVSARDLSGRDNLLFRRNSLSGAVEAISRSGTGAELNAALHA, via the coding sequence ATGACCGAGCGCACGGCCTGGGCCTTCGGGCTGGCCACGATCACCGACACCGGTGACACCCTCGAGGCCTGGTACCCGGCGCCCACGCTGGGTGCCCCGCCGCAGGACGCCGCGGCGCCCGCCGAGCTGTCCGCGGCCACGTCCGTCGATGCTTCGCGCCTGGTCCGCACCGAGGTGGTCCGCACCGAGATCGACCTCGACGCAGCCCCCGCCTCGGTCGCCGACGCCTACCTGCGCCTGCACCTGCTCTCCCACACCCTGGTCCAGCCGAACAGCATCAACCTCGACGGGATCTTCGGTGTGCTGCCCACCGTGGTGTGGACCTCGGCCGGGCCGTGCGCCGTCGAGGGCTTCGAGGCCACCCGCGCGCGGCTGCGCGCCCGCGGCGTCCTCACCGTCTACGGGGTGGACAAGTTCCCCCGGATGGTGGACTACGTGGTCCCTGCCGGTGTGCGCATCGCCGACGGCGACCGGGTGCGGCTGGGCGCCCACCTGGCGCCGGGCACCACGGTCATGCACGAGGGGTTCGTCAACTTCAACGCCGGCACGCTCGGCCGCTCCATGGTGGAGGGGCGCATCTCCCAGGGCGTCGTCGTCGCCGACGGCGCCGACGTCGGCGGCGGGGCCTCGATCATGGGCACCCTCTCCGGCGGCGGCAAGCGGGTCATCTCCGTGGGGCCGCGCTCGCTGCTGGGCGCCAACGCCGGCCTGGGCATCTCGCTCGGTGCCGATTGCGTGGTCGAGGCGGGCCTGTACCTCACGGCCGGCACGAAGGTCTCCGTCATCATCGGCGGCGGTGCCCGCCCCCGGCACGGCCAGCTCGACGAGCCCGCCGTGGTCTCCGCCCGCGACCTCTCAGGTCGCGACAACCTCCTCTTCCGGCGCAACTCCCTCTCGGGTGCAGTCGAGGCGATCTCGCGGTCCGGCACCGGGGCGGAGCTCAACGCCGCCCTGCATGCTTAG
- a CDS encoding acetyl/propionyl/methylcrotonyl-CoA carboxylase subunit alpha, with product MTSTSSQLSPRGLTKVLIANRGEIAVRVARACADAGVATVAVYADSDRDALHVKLSDEAFALHGQRAAETYLDAGKILDVARRSGADAVHPGYGFLSENAGFAQAVLDAGLIWIGPPPAAIEALGDKVTARHIAQKVGAPLVPGTPDPVSGAEEVLAFADAHGLPIAIKAAFGGGGRGLKVARTREEIPELYESAVREAVAAFGRGECFVERFLDRPRHVETQCLADAAGNVVVVSTRDCSLQRRHQKLVEEAPAPFLTPAQEQTLVHASQAILREAGYVGAGTCEFLVGQDGTISFLEVNTRLQVEHPVTEEVTGIDLVREQLRLAAGEDLGYTEVATRGHAIELRINGEDPASGFMPAPGTISSLSWPSGPGVRVDSGVVAGDTISGAFDSMLAKIIITGATRTQAIERARRALRETEIVGLPTVVPFHRSVLTEPDFTADDGASSFGVHTTWIETDYAEHLRSLPSTRPAPAVAAPAEEPAEATERVIVEVGGKRLEVVIPAGLGISTGPRGAARRPVRRTVGRSSGTGGTNGAALTSPMQGTIVKVAVGDGEVVAQGDLVVVLEAMKMEQPLVAHRAGRVSGMAAAVGRNVATGAVICQIEPVEQAAPDAG from the coding sequence ATGACGAGCACCTCGAGCCAGCTGAGCCCTCGCGGGCTCACGAAGGTGCTCATCGCCAACCGTGGCGAGATCGCCGTGCGGGTGGCCCGTGCCTGCGCCGATGCGGGTGTGGCCACCGTCGCCGTCTACGCGGACTCCGACCGCGACGCCCTTCACGTCAAGCTCAGCGACGAGGCCTTCGCCCTGCACGGCCAGCGTGCCGCCGAGACGTACCTGGACGCCGGCAAGATCCTCGACGTCGCCCGCCGCTCCGGCGCCGACGCCGTCCACCCGGGCTACGGCTTCCTCTCCGAGAACGCCGGGTTCGCTCAGGCCGTCCTCGACGCGGGGCTGATCTGGATCGGACCGCCACCCGCGGCGATCGAGGCGCTCGGGGACAAGGTCACCGCCCGGCACATCGCCCAGAAGGTCGGCGCCCCCCTGGTGCCCGGCACTCCCGACCCCGTCAGCGGCGCCGAGGAGGTCCTCGCCTTCGCCGACGCCCACGGCCTGCCCATCGCGATCAAGGCGGCCTTCGGCGGCGGGGGCCGTGGCCTGAAGGTGGCCCGCACCCGCGAAGAGATTCCCGAGCTGTACGAGTCCGCGGTCCGCGAGGCGGTCGCCGCGTTCGGGCGCGGCGAGTGCTTCGTCGAGCGTTTCCTCGACCGGCCCCGGCACGTCGAGACCCAGTGCCTGGCCGACGCCGCCGGCAACGTCGTCGTCGTCTCCACCCGTGACTGCTCGCTGCAGCGCCGCCACCAGAAGCTCGTCGAGGAGGCGCCCGCACCGTTCCTGACCCCCGCGCAGGAGCAGACCCTGGTGCACGCCTCGCAGGCCATCCTGCGGGAGGCCGGCTACGTCGGCGCCGGCACGTGCGAGTTCCTCGTGGGCCAGGACGGCACGATCTCCTTCCTCGAGGTCAACACCCGCCTGCAGGTGGAGCACCCGGTCACCGAGGAGGTCACCGGCATCGACCTGGTCCGCGAGCAGCTGCGCCTCGCCGCCGGGGAAGATCTCGGCTACACCGAGGTCGCCACCCGCGGGCACGCCATCGAGCTGCGCATCAACGGCGAGGACCCCGCCTCGGGCTTCATGCCCGCGCCGGGCACCATCAGCTCGCTGTCCTGGCCCTCGGGCCCGGGCGTCCGCGTGGACAGCGGCGTGGTCGCCGGCGACACCATCTCGGGCGCCTTCGACTCCATGCTCGCCAAGATCATCATCACCGGCGCCACCAGGACGCAGGCCATCGAGCGCGCCCGCCGCGCCCTGCGCGAGACCGAGATCGTCGGGCTGCCCACCGTGGTGCCCTTCCACCGCAGCGTCCTCACCGAGCCGGACTTCACCGCGGACGACGGCGCATCCTCCTTCGGGGTGCACACCACCTGGATCGAGACCGACTACGCGGAGCACCTGCGGTCGCTGCCCTCCACCCGGCCGGCCCCAGCCGTCGCGGCGCCGGCCGAGGAGCCCGCGGAGGCCACCGAGCGGGTGATCGTCGAGGTGGGCGGCAAGCGGCTGGAGGTCGTCATCCCCGCCGGGCTGGGCATCTCCACCGGACCCCGCGGTGCCGCGCGCCGGCCCGTGCGCCGTACCGTCGGCCGGTCCAGCGGCACCGGCGGGACCAACGGCGCCGCGCTGACCTCGCCCATGCAGGGCACCATCGTCAAGGTGGCCGTGGGCGACGGCGAGGTGGTGGCACAGGGCGACCTCGTCGTCGTCCTGGAGGCGATGAAGATGGAGCAGCCGCTGGTGGCGCACCGCGCCGGCCGGGTAAGCGGCATGGCCGCGGCGGTGGGACGCAACGTCGCCACCGGCGCGGTGATCTGCCAGATCGAGCCGGTGGAGCAGGCTGCGCCGGACGCCGGCTGA
- a CDS encoding acyl-CoA dehydrogenase family protein has translation MTTTDGAAVTTGPRATAGAAVTTQSSAADLYARSDQYGYANLLTDDERAVLATLRTFLETQAAPLVADHWERGEFPTQLLGPLAGLDLMAPPSLTGGGARPRQLFEGFRVFELARTDASLATYFNGQASLFRSNVLLGGSAEQVARWDPLITRFEMTGVFALTEPEHGSDIAGGLATTARREGDTWVIDGAKRWIGSAAYSDYLTVVARDEADSKAKAFLVRTDAPGVELRKIGGKIALRMVNNADITLTGVRVSEEYRLQRVNSFADIAAMLRAMRAGVAWIATGVQAGAYEAALRYVLERHQFGRPIGGFQLVQDKLVRMLGNLTASLGMVVRLAQQQDASVYRDEDSALAKAWVSARMRETVALAREVAGGEGITLATDVARFFADAEAVYTYEGTNEINTLVVGRAITGLSAFTR, from the coding sequence ATGACGACGACTGACGGGGCGGCGGTGACGACTGGGCCACGGGCGACGGCAGGGGCGGCGGTGACGACGCAGAGCTCGGCCGCGGACCTGTACGCCCGGTCCGACCAGTACGGCTACGCGAACCTCCTCACCGATGACGAACGGGCCGTGCTGGCCACGCTGCGGACCTTCCTCGAGACCCAGGCCGCCCCGCTTGTGGCCGACCACTGGGAGCGCGGGGAGTTCCCCACCCAGCTCCTCGGCCCGCTCGCCGGCCTCGACCTCATGGCCCCGCCGTCGCTGACCGGGGGTGGGGCCCGGCCGCGGCAGCTGTTCGAGGGCTTCCGCGTCTTCGAGCTGGCCCGCACCGACGCCTCTCTCGCCACATACTTCAACGGCCAGGCCTCGTTGTTCCGAAGCAACGTGCTCCTCGGGGGCAGCGCCGAACAGGTGGCGAGATGGGACCCGCTCATCACCCGGTTCGAGATGACCGGGGTGTTCGCCCTGACCGAGCCCGAGCACGGCAGCGACATCGCCGGCGGGCTGGCCACCACCGCCCGCCGGGAGGGCGACACCTGGGTCATCGACGGCGCCAAACGGTGGATCGGCTCGGCCGCGTACTCCGACTACCTCACGGTCGTCGCCCGCGATGAGGCCGACAGCAAGGCCAAGGCGTTCCTGGTGCGCACCGACGCCCCAGGGGTGGAGCTGCGCAAGATCGGCGGCAAGATCGCGCTGCGGATGGTCAACAACGCCGACATCACGCTCACCGGGGTCCGGGTCAGCGAGGAGTACCGGCTGCAGCGGGTGAACTCCTTCGCGGACATCGCCGCGATGCTGCGCGCGATGCGGGCCGGTGTCGCGTGGATCGCCACCGGCGTCCAGGCGGGCGCGTACGAGGCAGCCCTGCGGTACGTGCTCGAGCGGCACCAGTTCGGCCGACCCATCGGCGGGTTCCAGCTGGTGCAGGACAAGCTGGTGCGCATGCTCGGCAATCTCACCGCCTCCCTCGGCATGGTGGTGCGCCTGGCCCAGCAGCAGGACGCCTCCGTCTACCGCGACGAGGACTCCGCCCTGGCCAAGGCGTGGGTGAGTGCCCGGATGCGCGAGACCGTCGCGCTGGCTCGGGAGGTCGCCGGCGGTGAGGGCATCACCCTTGCCACCGACGTCGCCCGGTTCTTCGCCGACGCCGAGGCGGTCTACACCTACGAGGGCACCAACGAGATCAACACCCTGGTGGTGGGACGGGCGATCACCGGGCTCAGCGCGTTCACGCGGTGA
- a CDS encoding uracil-DNA glycosylase, with the protein MATVSTAPDLRPHPVTGRLFPSPVPPGTGWPEDPADAGTPVATTVPAVVDLARAAADVGELDARVSVCRACPRLVAWRESVATTGRRASFADQPYWGRPGPGVGDPAPQVLVVGLAPAANGTNRTGRMFTGDRSGDWIYAALYRAGYASQPDSWAAGDGLKLAGARIVAAVRCAPPANKPTPEERRTCGHWLDRDLELAAPGLRSMLALGAIGWDAALASARRLGWTVPRPKPRFGHGAQTELVAADGHPIRLLGSYHVSQQNTFTGRLTEAMLDAVIARL; encoded by the coding sequence ATGGCCACCGTGTCCACCGCCCCCGACCTGCGTCCACATCCCGTCACGGGCCGGCTCTTCCCCTCCCCGGTCCCGCCGGGCACGGGCTGGCCCGAGGACCCGGCCGACGCCGGCACGCCGGTGGCCACCACCGTGCCGGCCGTCGTGGACCTGGCCCGGGCGGCCGCGGACGTCGGCGAGCTGGACGCGCGGGTCTCCGTCTGCCGGGCGTGCCCGCGTCTTGTCGCCTGGCGTGAGTCCGTGGCCACCACCGGGCGGCGCGCCTCCTTCGCCGACCAGCCCTACTGGGGCCGCCCGGGGCCGGGGGTGGGGGACCCGGCACCGCAGGTCCTCGTCGTCGGCCTGGCGCCGGCGGCCAACGGCACCAACCGCACCGGCCGGATGTTCACCGGCGACCGCAGCGGCGACTGGATCTACGCCGCCCTGTACCGGGCGGGGTACGCCAGCCAGCCGGACAGCTGGGCGGCGGGCGACGGGCTGAAGCTCGCCGGTGCGCGGATCGTCGCGGCCGTACGCTGCGCGCCGCCGGCCAACAAGCCCACCCCCGAGGAGCGGCGCACCTGCGGGCACTGGCTCGATCGGGACCTCGAGCTCGCGGCTCCGGGACTGCGGTCGATGCTCGCGCTCGGTGCCATCGGCTGGGACGCGGCGCTCGCCAGTGCCCGCCGCCTCGGCTGGACCGTGCCGCGCCCCAAGCCCCGCTTCGGGCACGGCGCGCAGACCGAGCTCGTGGCCGCTGACGGGCACCCGATCCGCCTGCTGGGCAGCTACCACGTCAGCCAGCAGAACACCTTCACCGGCAGGCTCACCGAGGCGATGCTCGACGCGGTGATCGCCCGGCTCTGA
- a CDS encoding NUDIX domain-containing protein, giving the protein MTASASRPPDARVHRQPGDGWVECSCGRRHWGLNGAAGLLLWRTGPAGPQLVLQHRALWSHHGGTWGLPGGALSDGETPVDGAVREAREEAGVVPAGLQVTAARALVHPDWAYTTVLAQATAPFEPAVTDPESLEVRWVDLASIEGFDLLPAFGDALPELRTMLRRLVLVVDAANVVGSRPDGWWADRAGATVRLRDHLAALARDGLDAVAVDLPGQRWYPEVVLVTEGAARGVDPTDGVRVVTAHGSGDDAVVQTVTAVLGATGDGVTDVAVATADRELSARVAALGARTLGPLLVRH; this is encoded by the coding sequence ATGACCGCCTCCGCCTCCCGTCCGCCCGACGCACGGGTGCACCGCCAGCCCGGCGACGGCTGGGTGGAGTGCTCGTGCGGCCGCCGGCACTGGGGCCTCAACGGCGCCGCCGGTCTGCTGCTGTGGCGCACCGGCCCGGCCGGCCCGCAGCTGGTGCTGCAGCACCGCGCCCTGTGGTCCCACCACGGCGGCACCTGGGGCCTCCCCGGTGGGGCGCTGAGCGACGGCGAGACCCCGGTGGACGGCGCGGTCCGCGAGGCGCGGGAGGAGGCCGGGGTGGTCCCCGCCGGGCTCCAGGTCACCGCCGCCCGGGCACTGGTCCACCCGGACTGGGCGTACACGACCGTGCTGGCCCAGGCTACCGCCCCCTTCGAGCCGGCGGTCACCGACCCTGAGAGCCTCGAGGTCCGCTGGGTCGACCTGGCCTCCATCGAGGGCTTCGATCTGCTGCCTGCCTTCGGGGACGCCCTGCCCGAGCTGCGGACGATGCTGCGCCGACTGGTGCTCGTGGTGGACGCGGCTAACGTCGTGGGCTCGCGCCCGGACGGCTGGTGGGCCGACCGTGCCGGTGCCACCGTCCGTCTGCGCGACCACCTCGCGGCCCTCGCTCGCGACGGCCTCGATGCCGTGGCCGTCGACCTGCCCGGCCAGCGCTGGTACCCCGAGGTCGTCCTCGTGACCGAGGGGGCCGCCCGCGGCGTCGACCCCACGGACGGCGTGCGGGTGGTGACCGCTCATGGCAGCGGTGACGACGCCGTCGTCCAGACCGTGACCGCCGTGCTGGGCGCCACCGGCGACGGCGTGACGGACGTCGCGGTCGCCACGGCCGACCGGGAGCTGTCCGCCCGGGTGGCAGCACTCGGGGCGCGCACGCTGGGTCCGCTGCTCGTGCGGCACTGA
- a CDS encoding Maf family protein, translated as MTTLLLASASPARLSTLRAAGLDPLVAASSVDEAKLLATATTEADRAGSAPVPPADQVLLLARAKAHDVREHPTLAREADVVLGCDSMLELEGEVLGKPTDAADAVVRWQRMRGRTGVLHTGHCLLDRDGREASATSSTVVHFADLTDAEVDAYVATGEPLWVAGAFTVDGLGGPFVAGIEGDYHGVVGVSLPLLRVLLAELGVAITDLWRPAAD; from the coding sequence GTGACCACGCTCCTGCTCGCCTCCGCATCCCCCGCCCGCCTGAGCACGCTGCGCGCGGCGGGCCTCGACCCGCTCGTCGCGGCCTCGAGCGTCGACGAGGCGAAGCTGCTCGCCACCGCTACCACGGAGGCCGACCGCGCCGGCTCGGCGCCGGTGCCCCCGGCGGACCAGGTGCTCCTGCTCGCCCGAGCCAAGGCCCACGACGTGCGCGAGCACCCCACACTCGCCCGCGAGGCCGATGTGGTGCTCGGCTGCGACTCCATGCTCGAGCTCGAGGGCGAGGTGCTGGGCAAGCCCACCGACGCGGCCGACGCCGTCGTGCGGTGGCAGCGCATGCGAGGCCGGACCGGCGTGCTGCACACCGGCCACTGCCTGCTCGACCGGGACGGCCGCGAGGCGTCCGCGACCTCGTCCACGGTGGTGCACTTCGCCGACCTCACCGACGCCGAGGTCGACGCCTACGTCGCCACCGGTGAGCCGCTCTGGGTGGCCGGCGCTTTCACGGTGGACGGCCTGGGCGGGCCGTTCGTCGCGGGGATCGAGGGCGATTACCACGGCGTGGTCGGCGTGAGCCTGCCGCTGCTGCGCGTGCTCCTGGCCGAGCTCGGGGTGGCGATCACCGACCTGTGGCGCCCGGCCGCGGACTGA
- a CDS encoding Hsp70 family protein → MTYSVGVDIGTSFVAAAITRIVDGRPQAPQPLHLGARSTATPSVMYFGDDGQVLVGDAAERRGTTDPDRVVRESKRRIGDSVPVVVGDLLVAPEDIYATMVRWVVDRADEQEGAPPDRVAVAHPVGWGAYKTGLVREALAGVGLGEVELISEPEAAALHYASFERVEVGSTIAVYDLGGGTFDVAILRKAETDTFDVLGRPEGIERLGGADFDEAVFRHVTAGLGEGFTSLDRTDPGVLVALSRMRRECTEAKEALSSDSETVVPVLLPGMQTQVRLVRSEFEELIAASVRETVASVEQALRTAQVEPEDLTAVLLIGGSSRVPLVAQLLSAELGRPIAVDADPKASICLGASLAAAYPGAIEGTAVLLGDDDVTVAPARAQAGDGVAPVTEPPSPAGAALAPAATAFVANAPHQHIGSRRGIKIAAIAGLVASITVFTTVAGQTPEVQELIKSSLRVSEAQAGTPAADGGEAVAAGEDGRGGAGGSGEGASSDRSGVARLNTVAPKPGDPTGKPKPTPTDEASTKVSATGSPTTGVPGTTSTGGKTTPGTNTPGGTATGDGSGTGGAPTGTPDGAGTPTTDPTTPSPDPTTPSPDPTTPSPDPTTPSPDPTTPSPDPTTEPPPEPEPTATATATATATEESTPPQDPPPPADTPPAEEPPATGAAITVPADPVLG, encoded by the coding sequence ATGACGTACTCGGTTGGCGTCGACATCGGCACGAGCTTCGTCGCCGCCGCCATCACCCGGATCGTCGACGGACGCCCGCAGGCGCCTCAACCGCTGCACCTGGGTGCACGGTCGACGGCGACGCCTTCGGTGATGTACTTCGGCGACGACGGGCAGGTCCTGGTGGGGGACGCCGCCGAGCGCCGCGGCACCACCGACCCGGACCGGGTGGTGCGGGAGTCCAAACGACGGATCGGCGACTCCGTGCCGGTCGTCGTCGGGGACCTGCTGGTCGCTCCGGAGGATATCTACGCGACCATGGTGCGCTGGGTGGTCGACCGTGCCGACGAGCAGGAGGGCGCTCCGCCGGACAGGGTCGCCGTCGCGCACCCGGTGGGGTGGGGTGCCTACAAGACCGGGCTGGTGCGCGAGGCGCTGGCCGGCGTGGGCCTCGGCGAGGTGGAGCTCATCAGTGAGCCCGAGGCCGCCGCGCTTCACTACGCATCATTCGAGCGGGTCGAGGTCGGCAGCACGATCGCCGTGTACGACCTCGGTGGAGGGACGTTCGACGTCGCCATCCTTCGCAAGGCCGAGACGGACACCTTCGACGTGCTGGGCCGACCCGAGGGCATCGAGCGGCTCGGCGGCGCCGACTTCGACGAGGCGGTGTTCCGCCACGTCACCGCCGGGCTCGGAGAGGGCTTCACCTCACTGGACCGCACCGACCCCGGCGTCCTCGTCGCGTTGTCCCGGATGCGCCGGGAGTGCACCGAGGCCAAGGAGGCGTTGTCGTCCGACTCCGAGACGGTGGTCCCCGTGCTGCTGCCGGGGATGCAGACCCAGGTTCGCCTGGTGCGCTCGGAGTTCGAGGAGCTCATCGCCGCGTCCGTGCGCGAGACCGTGGCCTCCGTCGAGCAGGCCCTCCGGACGGCGCAGGTCGAGCCGGAGGACCTCACCGCCGTCCTGCTCATCGGCGGGTCCTCGCGTGTGCCGCTGGTCGCGCAGCTGCTCTCAGCCGAGCTTGGCCGGCCCATCGCCGTCGACGCCGACCCCAAGGCGAGCATCTGCCTGGGCGCCTCCCTCGCCGCCGCCTACCCGGGCGCCATCGAGGGCACCGCAGTGCTACTGGGCGACGACGACGTAACCGTGGCGCCGGCGAGGGCGCAGGCCGGCGACGGCGTCGCGCCCGTGACGGAGCCGCCGTCGCCCGCAGGCGCCGCACTGGCCCCGGCTGCGACCGCGTTCGTGGCCAACGCGCCGCACCAGCACATCGGGTCTCGCCGCGGCATCAAGATCGCGGCCATCGCCGGATTGGTCGCGAGCATCACCGTCTTCACCACGGTGGCGGGCCAGACCCCCGAGGTTCAGGAGCTCATCAAGTCCTCGCTCAGGGTGAGTGAGGCGCAGGCCGGGACGCCAGCGGCCGACGGCGGTGAGGCGGTGGCCGCCGGCGAAGACGGTCGGGGCGGCGCCGGCGGCTCGGGCGAGGGCGCGTCGTCCGACCGGTCCGGGGTGGCCAGGCTCAACACGGTCGCGCCGAAACCGGGCGACCCGACCGGCAAGCCAAAGCCGACACCGACGGACGAAGCGTCGACCAAGGTCTCCGCTACGGGCAGCCCCACCACCGGGGTGCCGGGCACGACCTCGACGGGTGGCAAGACCACGCCAGGGACAAACACGCCCGGCGGTACTGCGACGGGTGACGGCAGCGGCACGGGCGGAGCGCCCACCGGGACACCCGATGGCGCTGGCACGCCCACCACGGACCCGACCACGCCCAGCCCGGACCCGACGACGCCCAGCCCGGACCCGACGACGCCGAGCCCGGACCCGACCACGCCGAGCCCGGACCCGACCACGCCGAGCCCGGACCCGACCACGGAGCCCCCACCCGAGCCGGAGCCGACGGCAACGGCAACGGCAACGGCAACGGCAACGGAGGAATCGACACCGCCCCAGGACCCACCACCACCTGCCGACACGCCGCCCGCGGAGGAGCCCCCAGCCACCGGCGCCGCCATCACCGTCCCTGCCGATCCAGTGCTCGGCTGA